One genomic region from Podarcis raffonei isolate rPodRaf1 chromosome 16, rPodRaf1.pri, whole genome shotgun sequence encodes:
- the LOC128404347 gene encoding proline-rich protein 9-like, which translates to MAYQCRQPCLPPPIGVPQCATDSGGACAPTCGDPCADQCSAVSYQSKQPCLPPPVCTPLCEAESAPAPASTCSACEELCAAPSVEVSSAPCELPTIPANADPCAPPCATLCSSWECSGASAAPSREAVESYVVPGSIVSLNPSGHVEVKPGPEVEAGSCESVFLNAYIPHFS; encoded by the coding sequence ATGGCGTACCAGTGCAGACAGCCCTGCCTGCCTCCACCCATTGGTGTGCCGCAGTGCGCAACTGACAGTGGAGGCGCATGCGCCCCAACCTGTGGAGATCCATGTGCAGATCAATGTTCGGCTGTGTCGTACCAGTCCAAGCAGCCCTGCCTCCCGCCACCTGTTTGCACGCCGTTGTGCGAGGCCGAAAGCGCACCAGCGCCCGCGTCAACTTGCAGTGCCTGTGAAGAGCTCTGCGCCGCTCCCAGTGTGGAGGTGTCTTCTGCTCCATGCGAGCTGCCCACCATCCCAGCCAATGCAGATCCGTGCGCTCCCCCTTGTGCGACCCTGTGCAGCAGCTGGGAATGTTCAGGggcctccgcagccccaagcaGAGAAGCCGTGGAGTCTTATGTGGTGCCAGGCTCCATTGTGTCCTTGAATCCGTCTGGCCACGTAGAGGTGAAGCCAGGCCCTGAGGTGGAAGCGGGGAGCTGCGAGTCTGTCTTTCTGAATGCCTACATCCCTCACTTTTCCTAA